A window of Sulfurospirillum tamanense contains these coding sequences:
- the thyX gene encoding FAD-dependent thymidylate synthase — MQVTLLQHTSLTVCASAIRTCWQSFDKSDEGGQKDRDLIDRVGNKFKHASTLEHLVYTFYIQGISRALLQELSRHRLASPSVKSTRYTLKELKAEEPFTCNETARAEKYLVFTGDARVDAMSIQALENVRLVLNEGIGNDKAKYCLPESYKTELTWTINARSLQNFLTLRSNKSALWEIQNLARALYAALPQDHQYLFSVEEPQ; from the coding sequence CACACCTCCCTTACCGTTTGTGCAAGTGCCATTCGTACCTGCTGGCAAAGCTTTGATAAAAGCGATGAAGGGGGTCAAAAAGACCGTGATCTCATCGACCGCGTAGGCAACAAGTTTAAACACGCTTCCACCCTAGAACACTTGGTGTATACCTTCTACATCCAAGGCATTTCCCGTGCTCTTTTACAAGAGCTTTCGCGCCACCGTTTAGCCTCTCCTTCCGTTAAATCCACCCGCTATACCCTTAAAGAGCTCAAAGCCGAAGAACCCTTTACATGTAACGAAACCGCGCGGGCTGAAAAATACCTTGTGTTTACAGGAGATGCGCGGGTTGATGCTATGAGTATTCAAGCCTTAGAAAACGTACGCTTAGTATTAAACGAAGGAATTGGCAATGACAAAGCCAAATACTGTTTGCCTGAGAGTTATAAAACGGAATTAACATGGACTATTAACGCCCGAAGTTTGCAAAATTTTCTTACGTTGCGTAGTAATAAAAGTGCCTTATGGGAAATCCAAAACCTCGCCCGCGCGTTGTACGCAGCCTTACCCCAAGACCACCAATACCTCTTTAGTGTCGAAGAACCTCAATAA